CCGAGCGTCGCGGCTCGACCCCATCGTCGCCCTGCGCCACGAGTGATTCCGGCCTTGCGGCCAGGTCACCTCATATACGGTAACGCGCTTTCGGAGCGAAGATTTACTGCTTTAGCGTAATCCACAGGAACTCGATCGGTCGGTCCCCGGTGTTGCCGGATTCATGGTCCTGGCTCAGCGTGACCTTCTCCATCCAGCCCACCGAGCCGTCCTCCGCGACCGACGTCTCCTTCTTGTCTCCATAACGTACGGTCCACTCGCCGCCCTTGATGTGCACGTAGAGCTGGTTTCCCGAGTGGGTATGGACGCCTTCCCATTGACCGGGCTCGACGATGTACCGCTGCACGACGAGGCGGTCGTTCTCGAAGATGACCTCTCCGGGAATGTTCGGGTAATGCTGGTAGAAGCTCTGCTGGGTGACAACGGGGCTCGACAAAAGCAGCAACGAGCCGGCAAGCAAGAATGCGATCCGACGAGTCATGAAAGCCTCCTCTCAGAGGGAATCTACTCCATGGTCAAATCGTTACGAGGGTAATGCTCGGGGTATCTGTTCTCGGATCGGTGCCGAAGCCGCGCACCAGGAGGACCTTCTGCCCTTCCTCGCCGAAGCCAAACTTGCGCGCAAGCGTCCGCGTGAGCTCGTGAGGGTGCTCGAGCTCCGCCTCGCTAACCGACTCGGGCATAACGCCCCAGAGAAGGCCGGCGCGGCGGCACGTTCCCGGGTCGGGTGAGGTCGCCACGATCGGGGCCGCCGGTCTCGATGAGCTCATGACCGCGGTCGTGCGACCGCTTCGAGAGATTACGTGAATCGCCCGCACCCGGAGGTCCCGCGAGAGCTGCGACATCGCCCGCGCCATGGCATCCTCCACCTTTCCCTCGAGCAACGATTCTGTGCCTCCGTCCAATGGGCTCGATAGCAGGCGAAAGGCCCCCCGGTGAAAGAGGTAGGCCTCGGTCTTCCGCGCCACGGTGTCCATCATCGAGACCGCCTCGACGGGGAACTTCCCGATCGCCGACTCGGCCGAAAGCATCACGGCATCGGCACCGCTTCGTACCGCGAGGGCGACGTCCGAGACCTCGGCCCGGGTTGGACGCGAATGGGACACCATCGATTCGAGCATCTGGGTGGCAACGATGACCGGCTTCGCCTTCGTGCGGGCGAGGTCGGTGAGCTGAATCTGAATGAGGGGTACGGACTGCGGCGGAAGCTCGACCCCGAGGTCTCCTCGCGCCACCATGATACCGTCCGTAACATCCAGAATGGCATCGATATCGGAAAGTGCTTCCGGCCGCTCGATCTTGGCGATGATCGGGACATGGCCCCCGGCGTCGCTCATCAGCGCCCGCAGTTCCTCGACGTCTGCCGCGCGGCGGACGAAGGACAGCGCGACAAAATCGCAACCGAGCTCGAGGGCGAAGCGTGCGTCGTCGCGGTCTTTCGAAGTCAGAGACGGAATCGAGAGCGCCACTCCGGGCAGGTTCATCCCCTTGTGGTCGGTGAGCTCACCGCCCGCTCGAACCACGCAGACGACGTCCGTCTCCTCGGTGCGGACCACCTCGAGCTCGAGAGTCCCGTCGTCGAGGAGAATCCGATCGCCCGGCTTCAGGTCGCGTGCGAGCGCCCCGTATTGGGACGGGATGAGTCCGTCTCTGCCGCGAACGTCTCGGGTGGTGACGGTGACCTCGCCGCCTCGCGCGAGGCGGATTCCTCCTCCCGCGAAGCTCCCTACGCGCATCTTGGGCCCGCTCAGGTCGACGAGGACGCCGACGGTTTTTTTGCGAGCTTCCGCGGCGCGCCGGACACGCTCATAGGCCACCCGGTGAGTTTCGTGGGTGCCGTGT
This genomic interval from Vicinamibacteria bacterium contains the following:
- a CDS encoding cupin domain-containing protein, which codes for MTRRIAFLLAGSLLLLSSPVVTQQSFYQHYPNIPGEVIFENDRLVVQRYIVEPGQWEGVHTHSGNQLYVHIKGGEWTVRYGDKKETSVAEDGSVGWMEKVTLSQDHESGNTGDRPIEFLWITLKQ
- the pyk gene encoding pyruvate kinase is translated as MPIEIDVLPLKYRRTKIVATLGPSSTEPDVLAALVDAGVDVFRLNMSHGTHETHRVAYERVRRAAEARKKTVGVLVDLSGPKMRVGSFAGGGIRLARGGEVTVTTRDVRGRDGLIPSQYGALARDLKPGDRILLDDGTLELEVVRTEETDVVCVVRAGGELTDHKGMNLPGVALSIPSLTSKDRDDARFALELGCDFVALSFVRRAADVEELRALMSDAGGHVPIIAKIERPEALSDIDAILDVTDGIMVARGDLGVELPPQSVPLIQIQLTDLARTKAKPVIVATQMLESMVSHSRPTRAEVSDVALAVRSGADAVMLSAESAIGKFPVEAVSMMDTVARKTEAYLFHRGAFRLLSSPLDGGTESLLEGKVEDAMARAMSQLSRDLRVRAIHVISRSGRTTAVMSSSRPAAPIVATSPDPGTCRRAGLLWGVMPESVSEAELEHPHELTRTLARKFGFGEEGQKVLLVRGFGTDPRTDTPSITLVTI